One genomic segment of Methylocystis sp. SC2 includes these proteins:
- a CDS encoding glycosyltransferase family 4 protein produces MKAVFVSDVSPARGHIYGLRVSSFARAMARRGHGVVVLSPTYEPEDVPVAPQDLAALLQSHDWAAPLFVTAPPEMVPHIEASRNENAPAPLRRMLTAYLLAFEGGVHGDWERGARPLARALAAEFRPDAVWAVFGNASTLVVAQKLARAAGASWFMDIKDNWEIYTPAAVRGLMTRRFKDAAGYTSNAYLHADIAARFLPHRRTILYSGVADVMAAPPDAEARSDRFLLTLVGSTYRDEMLAHFLSGLQRWLTTLTSSDRQKVSLRYVGIARSAVDRVLSRANVSCATETSGNIPHAELAQLCQSAAANCYLWAPYGFHHKLLELLSTRRPVISFPGEHDESCRLSREVKGELIVCSDEEKLIAAFDAIWRRWGAGDISANACDISRLNWDAGAEKLEKFLQSALPRSGRSRQSEAVEGLLDPLSES; encoded by the coding sequence ATGAAGGCCGTTTTCGTCAGCGACGTAAGTCCCGCCCGGGGCCATATCTATGGCCTACGAGTCTCTTCCTTTGCGCGCGCTATGGCGCGGCGCGGGCACGGCGTCGTCGTGCTTTCTCCCACTTACGAGCCCGAAGACGTTCCCGTCGCTCCCCAAGATCTTGCGGCGTTGCTTCAAAGCCATGATTGGGCCGCGCCTTTATTCGTCACCGCCCCCCCCGAAATGGTCCCGCATATTGAAGCATCCCGGAACGAGAACGCGCCGGCGCCCTTGCGTAGAATGCTGACGGCTTATCTCCTGGCTTTCGAAGGCGGCGTGCATGGAGATTGGGAACGTGGAGCTCGGCCTCTCGCCCGTGCGCTCGCCGCCGAGTTTCGTCCTGACGCCGTATGGGCCGTGTTTGGAAACGCGAGCACGCTCGTCGTCGCGCAGAAACTGGCGCGCGCGGCGGGCGCGTCCTGGTTTATGGACATCAAGGATAATTGGGAAATCTACACGCCGGCCGCAGTTCGCGGCTTGATGACGCGCCGATTCAAGGATGCCGCCGGCTACACCAGCAATGCATATTTGCATGCCGACATCGCTGCCCGCTTCCTGCCGCATCGGCGAACGATACTCTACTCCGGCGTCGCAGATGTGATGGCCGCTCCACCCGACGCCGAAGCCCGGAGCGACCGATTCCTCCTCACTCTTGTCGGAAGCACATATCGGGATGAGATGCTGGCGCATTTCCTGTCGGGGCTCCAGCGGTGGCTCACGACCCTCACTTCGAGCGATCGCCAGAAGGTGTCGCTGCGCTACGTCGGAATTGCGCGATCCGCCGTCGATCGGGTGTTGTCGCGCGCGAACGTCAGCTGCGCGACCGAAACGAGTGGAAATATTCCCCATGCCGAGTTGGCCCAACTCTGCCAGTCCGCTGCGGCCAACTGCTATCTTTGGGCGCCTTACGGGTTCCACCATAAGCTTCTGGAATTACTTTCGACCCGTCGCCCGGTCATCTCTTTTCCGGGCGAGCACGACGAATCCTGCCGTCTTTCACGAGAAGTGAAAGGCGAGTTGATCGTCTGTTCAGACGAGGAAAAGCTCATCGCCGCCTTCGACGCCATATGGAGACGCTGGGGAGCAGGCGACATATCCGCCAATGCCTGCGACATCTCCAGACTGAATTGGGACGCAGGCGCTGAAAAGCTCGAGAAATTCTTGCAATCGGCGCTTCCGAGAAGTGGGCGATCGCGGCAGTCTGAGGCCGTCGAGGGACTTCTGGACCCGTTAAGCGAAAGCTAG